In the Bordetella genomosp. 10 genome, one interval contains:
- a CDS encoding D-amino acid dehydrogenase, with the protein MKIAVLGSGIIGTSTAWWLRRLGHDVVVVDRQPGPAQETSFANGGQISVSFAEPWANPQAPLKLLKWMFRDDSPLLFRPRLDVHQWAWGLAFLRQCLPGRFAPNIRAMVRLAEYSRATLRGMRAELGIQYDHLERGILNFYRDSEEFELSQKAAGVMRDLGVERRILTSDEVIAIEPALARQRGSIVGGDYTPEDESGDVHLFTVALARRCEAEGVEFRYSTTVTRLLTAGGAVSGAETISPDGAYGRLDADAFVVAMGSFTPLLVRPLGVACNVYPAKGYSATFPVLDAAGAPSVSLTDSGHKVVFSRLGDRLRMAGTAELSGYDRALNPARCEALTRLARDLFPDALDFDRVSYWSGLRPATPSNVPLIGRTRISNLYLNTGHGTLGWTMGVGSGRALADLIHGSRPEPAFPFLGI; encoded by the coding sequence ATGAAAATTGCGGTGTTGGGTAGTGGCATCATCGGCACCTCCACCGCCTGGTGGCTGCGCCGCCTCGGTCACGACGTCGTCGTGGTCGACCGCCAGCCCGGGCCCGCCCAGGAAACCAGTTTCGCCAACGGCGGCCAGATCTCCGTTTCCTTCGCCGAACCCTGGGCCAACCCGCAAGCGCCCCTGAAGCTGCTCAAGTGGATGTTCCGCGATGACTCCCCGCTGCTGTTCCGGCCGCGGCTGGACGTGCATCAATGGGCCTGGGGCCTCGCTTTCCTGCGCCAATGCCTGCCGGGACGCTTCGCGCCCAATATCCGCGCCATGGTGCGGCTGGCCGAATACAGCCGCGCGACCCTGCGCGGAATGCGCGCCGAACTGGGCATCCAGTACGACCACCTCGAACGCGGCATCCTGAACTTCTATCGCGACAGCGAGGAGTTCGAACTGTCGCAGAAGGCGGCCGGCGTCATGCGCGATCTCGGCGTCGAGCGCCGCATCCTCACCAGCGACGAAGTCATCGCCATCGAGCCCGCGCTGGCGCGGCAGCGCGGCAGCATCGTCGGCGGCGACTACACGCCGGAAGACGAAAGCGGCGACGTCCACCTGTTCACCGTGGCGCTGGCGCGCCGGTGCGAGGCCGAAGGCGTCGAGTTCCGCTATTCGACCACGGTGACGCGCCTGCTGACCGCCGGCGGCGCCGTGTCGGGCGCGGAGACCATTTCGCCCGACGGCGCCTATGGCCGGCTCGACGCCGATGCGTTCGTCGTCGCCATGGGCAGCTTCACGCCCTTGCTGGTGCGCCCGCTGGGCGTTGCCTGCAACGTCTATCCCGCCAAGGGCTACTCCGCCACGTTCCCGGTGCTGGACGCCGCCGGCGCGCCCTCGGTCAGCCTGACCGACAGCGGCCACAAGGTGGTTTTCTCGCGCCTGGGCGACCGCCTGCGCATGGCGGGAACGGCGGAACTTTCCGGCTACGACCGCGCTCTCAATCCGGCGCGTTGCGAAGCCCTGACGCGCCTGGCGCGCGACCTCTTTCCCGATGCGCTCGATTTCGATCGCGTCAGCTACTGGTCGGGCTTGCGCCCGGCCACCCCGTCGAACGTGCCCCTGATCGGCCGGACCCGCATTTCCAACCTGTACCTGAACACGGGCCATGGAACGCTGGGCTGGACCATGGGGGTGGGTTCGGGCCGGGCTTTGGCCGATTTGATCCATGGTTCCCGGCCAGAGCCGGCATTTCCTTTTCTTGGTATCTAG
- a CDS encoding CDP-6-deoxy-delta-3,4-glucoseen reductase: MSFQVTLTPSQHQFPIESGQTVLDAALAAGIVLPYSCRSGACSTCKGKVISGEYDAGPYPAQVLAPEEMAAGYTLLCQARPSSDLLVESAEVRLASDIQIRKLPSRVISIQRLGEDVAVLKLQLPAAEEFRFYAGQYIELILKEGRRRSYSMATAPHAGSPLELHIRHMPGGYFTDHVFGAGATQMKEREILRIEGPFGSFFLREDSDKPIVFLASGTGFAPIKAMVEHMRHKQIARPVRLYWGGRRPRDLYMSEMAAEWAANIPDFQFIPVISDGLPEDGWSGRTGFVHEAVMQDLPDLSGHQVYACGAPPMVDAARRQFSAQCGLPAEEFYADAFTSEADLAQARP, from the coding sequence ATGAGTTTTCAGGTCACCCTTACCCCCAGCCAGCATCAATTCCCCATCGAAAGCGGCCAGACCGTGCTCGACGCGGCGCTGGCGGCGGGCATCGTGCTTCCCTATAGCTGTCGCAGCGGCGCGTGCTCGACCTGCAAGGGCAAGGTGATTTCCGGCGAATATGACGCGGGCCCCTATCCGGCCCAGGTCCTGGCGCCGGAGGAAATGGCGGCCGGCTATACGCTGCTGTGCCAGGCGCGGCCGTCGTCCGACCTGCTGGTCGAGTCGGCCGAGGTGCGCCTGGCCAGCGACATCCAGATCCGCAAGCTGCCCTCGCGCGTGATCTCCATCCAGCGCCTGGGCGAAGACGTGGCCGTGCTCAAGCTGCAACTGCCCGCGGCCGAGGAATTCCGCTTCTACGCCGGTCAGTACATCGAACTGATCCTCAAGGAAGGCCGGCGCCGCAGCTATTCGATGGCGACGGCGCCGCACGCGGGCAGCCCGCTGGAACTGCACATCCGCCACATGCCGGGCGGCTACTTCACCGATCACGTGTTCGGCGCGGGCGCCACGCAGATGAAGGAACGCGAGATCCTGCGCATCGAGGGTCCGTTCGGATCCTTCTTCCTGCGCGAGGACAGCGACAAGCCTATCGTCTTCCTGGCCAGCGGCACGGGTTTCGCGCCCATCAAGGCCATGGTCGAGCACATGCGGCACAAGCAGATCGCGCGTCCGGTGCGCCTGTACTGGGGCGGCCGCCGCCCGCGCGATCTCTACATGAGCGAGATGGCCGCGGAGTGGGCCGCCAACATCCCCGATTTCCAGTTCATTCCCGTCATCTCCGACGGCTTGCCGGAAGACGGCTGGAGCGGCCGCACGGGTTTCGTGCACGAGGCCGTCATGCAGGACCTGCCCGACCTTTCCGGCCACCAGGTCTATGCCTGCGGCGCGCCGCCCATGGTCGACGCCGCGCGGCGCCAGTTCAGCGCCCAGTGCGGCCTGCCGGCCGAGGAGTTCTACGCCGACGCCTTCACGTCGGAAGCGGACCTGGCGCAGGCTCGCCCGTAA